CGACGAAGGGGTAAAAAACACCTGGAATCCCTATGCCAGAAATTACTGGGGATATATGACCTCCTTCTTCTTTGCCCCGGAAACAATATATGCTTCTGATGCCACACTGGAACCCGGAAAGGTTTTGGGAAACGGCACAAAAGCAGCCAATGAGCTGAAGTCGTTGGTTAAGGCCCTTCATAAAGAAGAAATATCCGTCATTATGGATGTGGTGTACAATCATGCATCGCATTATGATTTAAATCCTCTTAAATACACAGCCAAAGATCATTACTTCCGGCTGGATGAAATGGGGAACTACCTGAATGATAGCTGGACGGGCAATGACATCGACACCTCCCAAACGTATGCCCGGGAACTTATCGTAGAATCTGTTAAACACTGGATGAAGGAATACCATATTGATGGATTTCGGTTTGATTTGGCAGGCATCATCGATTGGGAAACAATAGTTCTCATCAAGGCAGAAGCCAAGAAAATCAACCCCAATGTGATTCTTATTGCCGAACCCTGGGGCGGAGATTATAAACCGGCTGGGTTTTCGGATCATGACTGGGCTTGCTGGAATGATAAAATCCGAAATGGATTCAAAGGATATCACCCCAAAGAAAGTAAGGGGTTCATTTTTGGTGAAACTGATCCCAACCTCTCCCGCTTTGGTATCGAAAATTTACTAAGAGGTACACTGGAATCCGGAGAACATGGCTTGTTCAATCATTCCGGTCACTCGGTAAATTACCTCGAAAGTCATGATGGATACACACTGGGAGATTATATCCGAATTGCTTTGGATCATTCAAAAGCAGAAACCGTTTTTGAAGACAAAAGAACACTCACCTCTCTATCTGAAAAAGAACTGAAAATTGCGAAATTGGCTGCGCTATCTTTATTCGTTTCTCAGGGAATAACCATGATCCATGCCGGGCAGGAATGGGCGCGCTCAAAAATGATTCAGGATCCGGACGGTATTGATCCGAAAAATGGAATGCTGGATCACGACAGTTACAATAAAGACAATGAGACGAACTGGCTGAATTTTAATGAAATCAGTCTCAATAAATCTTTATTTGAATATTATAAAGGATTGATAGACTTACGGTTAGATGCACCGGCTCTGAGGAGAGCAGCACCGGATGAAATTAATTTCAAAGTATATAATGATCCGCTTCATATCACTTTTTCCATCGACGGAAAAAGTTCAGGTGATATGTACGATTACTTTGTATCATTGAACGCAAGCAAAGAGCATGCATACGAAATTATACTTCCTGATGGCTATTGGGAGATCGTTGTAAACCCCGACAAAGCGGGCTCTTCAACCATTCAAAGTGTTGAAAAATCAATGATTATTCCCGCTACTTCAGGAGTTGTATTAAGAAAGTTGCGTGTGAGCTAAGCTTAAAATATTTTACCTTTTCATTTAAATAATCCTAAGGAGGAACACACTTGGCTGGAACAACCACAACCGACCGCGGTTCATGGAATTCAAAACTTGGCTTTGTACTCGCAGCTGCCGGCTCAGCGGTAGGACTTGGTAACATTTGGGCTTTCCCTACTAAAGTTGCCACTGAAGGCGGTGCCGCCTATCTGTTAATTTATCTGTTATGTACCTTTGCGATCGGTTTTCCGGTGATGGTAGCCGAGATTACGATTGGTAGAAAATCAGGCAAAAACCCTGTTGGTGCATTTAAAGCTATCAGTTCCAGTAAATTTTTCCCTTTGGTGGGATTATGGGGTGTTATTTGTGGAGTGATGATCCTCTCTTTCTACACGGTAGTAGCCGGTTGGGCTTTTGGTTTCGCCTTTGAGGAAATCTTCTACTTCTTTGGCTGGTCGGGAGCAGCAGATTGGCTCACCGATACTAATAATGGATTTAAGAACGCGATTATTGCTACTGTCTTCATGCTGGGGACTATTAAGATAATTACCGCTGGTGTAAGCGATGGTATTGAACGAGCTACCAAAGCGATGATGCCCTTACTTATCGGGATTATTGTGGTGATGATTATTTATGTGCTGCTACAACCCGGAAGTGCTGAAGGTGTGAGTATTTACTTATTACCGGATTTCAGTAAAATTAATGCAGGGCTTATTTTCTCTGCCATGGGGCAGGCTTTCTTCTCACTTTCTTTAGGGATGGGGGCTCTTATCACCTACGGTTCTTATCTGAATAAGAAAGAGAATATTCCTCAGGCAGCTGCTTTTGTAACCTTAGCTGATGTTGGAATCGCCTTTTTAGCCGGTTTACTTATTGTGCCGGCGATGTACCTTGCTCAAAGTCAGGGTATTAACATTAATGCTGGTGGTTCATTGGCCTCCAGTACCGATCTTGTTTTCCAAATACTTCCTGCCCTCTTCCATACCATTGGCGGTTCCGTAGGTATGTTATTAGGAGTGACGTTCTTCCTGCTGCTTAGTATTGCAGCACTCACATCAACCATTTCGCTGTTGGAAGTTCCGGTTTCTTACGTGATCGATGAATTTGAAGTACAACGAAAGAAAGCAGCCTGGATGGTAGGTTTAGGTATTTTGGTTGTTTCCATTACGGTTGCCTTCTTCCCCGCCTTAATCGGTTGGTTCGACTACCTGTTCAGCACTATCGGTTTACCTCTTGGTGGATTTTTAATCTGCTTGTTTGTGGGTTATGTATGGAAAACCGATCAGGCTTTGAACGAAATGGAATATGGGTTTGCCGGTATCAAACAAACCCTGTTTTCTAAAGTTTGGCCTGTTTTCATCAAATATATTTGTCCTGCAGCCATTCTCTATAATTTGATCTCGAATTTCATCTAAACTCATTTGTTATCCAAGTGGGCAGGTGGTATTTTTGAGCGAAATTTATCGGAGGAAAACTTAAAGAATGTCTAAAGTATCAACATCAGATTTCAGAAACGGTTTGGTTCTGGATCTGGACGGAGAACTCTACTCCATAACTGAGTTTCAGCACGTAAAGCCGGGTAAAGGCCCTGCTTTCGTCCGTACGAAGCTTAAAGGAATTGTAAACGATAAGAATATTGACAAAACCTGGCGTTCAGGTGAAAATGCAGAAGCTGTCCGGGTTGAAACCCGTGAGTATCAGTACCTCTATAACGATGGAGAACTTTTTTACCTGATGCACACCGACACCTACGAGCAAATTCCCGTGAATGCATCCCAGGTAGAACGAAAAGGGTTCCTGATAGATGGCCACAATTGTGTTGTGGTCGTAAACGCTGACGAAGAGTCGGTGTTATATGTAGAACCTAAAGATCATATTGAAGCCACGGTAGAACAAACAGATCCCGGTGTTCGTGGCGACACCGCACAAGGCGGAAGTAAACCCGCTACATTGGAATCTGGAGCTACGGTTCAAGTTCCACTTTTCATCAACGAAGGCGAGAAAATTCGCGTTGATACCCGAACCGGAGAATATATAGAACGAGCTAAATAAGACTTATCATGGATTTAAAACTGATCA
The nucleotide sequence above comes from Gracilimonas sp.. Encoded proteins:
- the efp gene encoding elongation factor P encodes the protein MSKVSTSDFRNGLVLDLDGELYSITEFQHVKPGKGPAFVRTKLKGIVNDKNIDKTWRSGENAEAVRVETREYQYLYNDGELFYLMHTDTYEQIPVNASQVERKGFLIDGHNCVVVVNADEESVLYVEPKDHIEATVEQTDPGVRGDTAQGGSKPATLESGATVQVPLFINEGEKIRVDTRTGEYIERAK
- a CDS encoding sodium-dependent transporter, with product MAGTTTTDRGSWNSKLGFVLAAAGSAVGLGNIWAFPTKVATEGGAAYLLIYLLCTFAIGFPVMVAEITIGRKSGKNPVGAFKAISSSKFFPLVGLWGVICGVMILSFYTVVAGWAFGFAFEEIFYFFGWSGAADWLTDTNNGFKNAIIATVFMLGTIKIITAGVSDGIERATKAMMPLLIGIIVVMIIYVLLQPGSAEGVSIYLLPDFSKINAGLIFSAMGQAFFSLSLGMGALITYGSYLNKKENIPQAAAFVTLADVGIAFLAGLLIVPAMYLAQSQGININAGGSLASSTDLVFQILPALFHTIGGSVGMLLGVTFFLLLSIAALTSTISLLEVPVSYVIDEFEVQRKKAAWMVGLGILVVSITVAFFPALIGWFDYLFSTIGLPLGGFLICLFVGYVWKTDQALNEMEYGFAGIKQTLFSKVWPVFIKYICPAAILYNLISNFI
- a CDS encoding alpha-amylase family glycosyl hydrolase codes for the protein MKLETENTCTIECLEEYPLGYTSRGSQTVFRLFAPKATSVAVIIYDEYEHRTGLEFPLEKNEQGIWETLIQDTFYNKWYAYRIDGPEDDPFFEPTEYHIADPRSRHVTSNNHHLQFPKTKIVENNTFDWEGDDYVTPEDSRDLIIYETHIKDMVAHSSAKTFVQGIYNDFREAEVGGIRHLKKLGVNAVEFLPLQKFGYYEPPFNEETDEGVKNTWNPYARNYWGYMTSFFFAPETIYASDATLEPGKVLGNGTKAANELKSLVKALHKEEISVIMDVVYNHASHYDLNPLKYTAKDHYFRLDEMGNYLNDSWTGNDIDTSQTYARELIVESVKHWMKEYHIDGFRFDLAGIIDWETIVLIKAEAKKINPNVILIAEPWGGDYKPAGFSDHDWACWNDKIRNGFKGYHPKESKGFIFGETDPNLSRFGIENLLRGTLESGEHGLFNHSGHSVNYLESHDGYTLGDYIRIALDHSKAETVFEDKRTLTSLSEKELKIAKLAALSLFVSQGITMIHAGQEWARSKMIQDPDGIDPKNGMLDHDSYNKDNETNWLNFNEISLNKSLFEYYKGLIDLRLDAPALRRAAPDEINFKVYNDPLHITFSIDGKSSGDMYDYFVSLNASKEHAYEIILPDGYWEIVVNPDKAGSSTIQSVEKSMIIPATSGVVLRKLRVS